A stretch of DNA from Alicyclobacillus acidocaldarius subsp. acidocaldarius Tc-4-1:
TGAGTGCTTGCCACACCTGCTTGTGTTTCATTCCCGTCCGTACTGCGATTTCTGCGACGAGTTCCGATTTATTCATGATTCATCCTCCCCATGAGATGAAGGCTTGGCATGCAAAATAAAAAAGCCGCCCGTCGGCGGCTCAGTTGGTATTGAGATACGCGATGAACTGGTTGGTCGCGCCCTGCGCCAAGGTGTACGTCGTCGTCAAAGTCTGTTGCGAAGATGGCCCCGCAATCGTCTGACCTGTCGTGACATCCACAATGGACAAGGTCTGGTTGGACGCAAGCGGCGCATTCGCCTGGGCTGTGAGCGTCACGCTCGTGTTGCCCGGCGCGTTCGAAACCGGCGTCGCTGTAAGAGTTACGGACGTTGCGCCTTGCACTTGCACTGTTGTGGTCGAACTTTGACCATAGACCGACGCTGTGATCGTGTATGTACCTGCTGTCGTTGCTGAAAACGTCGTAGACCACTGCCCTTGTGCATTGGTCGTGACGTTCGTCGCCGCCAGATTGCCTCCACTGGCCTGAAGCGTCACAGGAACATTCGCCACGCCGCTGCCATTCGCCGTGACCTGACCGCTCACCGTGACCGTCTGGCCAATATTCGCAGGTGATGGAGACGCTTGAATACTGACTTGGAAGGCTTCCCACGTAATCTGGACGGGTGACGACGACTGAATCGGCGCCCCTCCAGGCGTACCCAGATAGAGCACATAGGTATGTGTTCCCGGCGTTTGTTGGCTCACATTGGTCGAAATCGACTGTCCGCTGCCGCCTGTTATCCATTGCCCCGTCGTTTCATCGTAGATTCCCAACTCGTATCCGTTTGTGGATTCGCTTGCGTTGCCTGTCAACGTGGCAGATTGCCCAGCTAACACTTCCGTCGGTGTTCCGGTGAGCGTTAGCGTCATGCCTATGACGCCGGTCTCGATGACGTTCACATTGCCATTATTCACGCTAACGGTGTACGCCGTGCCGTGCTTCCCCCATAGGGTATATCCTGCCCGATCTAGTTCTTGCGTGACTTGGGAAGTGCCATTCGCCGCCAACACCCAATAAGCGGCAACACCTGCAAAGCTCATGGTCATCACGGCGATCATGATCAACAGGCGAGGCGGCATGTTTTCGGGTCCCGCTCGTCTCCAGCGCCAGGTTTTCAACTTTGCCACCTCCCGTGTTATGGTCGTACAACGACCAGAAATATGGCGGTTGTCAACGCGGTCCCAAAAAAGAAATAGAAGCCAAGCGGCGCCAGGTCTCGTTCTTCCGTTGAAACATGAGGCCCTGCAAGCACTGACCATAAAGGACGAGACACCAGTGCAGCGACAAGCCCGATCAATAACGGGACAAGGGCCAACAGACCTAGTCCTACGCCCATCAACCCCACCATTTCAGCATCGCCGAGCGCATGGCCATGATCCACGCACCACCAAAGGGCACCAAGTCCGATGCCAAACAGGCACATGGACAACAGGAGCCACCAGGCGGCATGGAGCCACGCAGCGTCTGCAATGAGCATGAAGACCGTGAATGCGATCAGTCCCGTTTCGCTTACACGTCGGTACAGAATATCCGTCACCGCGCAGAAAGCCAAAAGCAACGTCATGGCGCAGGCATTGAATTCTAGCAGAACCAATTCAGTTCGCAACGCAGCATCACTCCGGCCTTTCTTCGCATTGATACTTCACGATTCTTTACCAGTGAATCAATGGATGATCTACAATGATTCAACGGCGTTTCACTCTTCAAACGTTTCCTGTCCTTCAATAAAGAACTGCACACAGAGAGGATTTTCTTGCATTTTAGACCAGATCAACTCCATGCTCTTTTGCCGTGTTTCGTTCTTGGTCACCCATACGACATGACGAAAGGACTCGTCCAGATCGGAAAGATTGGTGATATACATCTGGTATTTACGCCATAATTGCCTTGACGTTTCCGTCGCATTGTCGAATTCAATCCACCAAAATCCCCTGGATGTGCGAAGCGCAGCATCCGGGCGTATCGATGTAACACGCAAATCCGCGTCTGTTGCACCAGTTGCGAGTTTCCGTAAGAACCAAAGTTCGTCCGTGGCTTCACGAGTGTTGAACCATCGCACGCCATCGAATCCGTGCTTTCGTACATAGCGCATTAGTATGGAATTCAGTCCTAACGCGTGGTTCCACAGCGCATCCATCGTTACGGGTTTCCCTTCAATACCCAGCATCTGATGGACGTATCGCACCCCCGGTTCTGTAAGCACATACGCATAGGAGGAGCGGTTGCGCGTCCATCCTCCACGAAGGAGCGGCTCGGGATGAAGATTTCGTACTCGATGTACGTATTTTCTTAGGAGTCCTTCGTTCCAATCCAGCAAGAATGCGACATCCGAACGCAGGATCACGCCCGCATCAAACACTACACCCAAAAGCTTCTGTTCCGGTGGAAACTCGCTATTTCGCCACTCCAGAATCAATCCAGATCCCACCTCTTTAAGAAGTCTGTCACGGGGTTGCTCGGGATCTCAGGTGTCTTGAGCGATTGTGGTTGTTCAACTGCCATAGTGAGTCCTTGCGCTTGCAATATGGCGGCAACTTCATTCGCGACGCGTGTCGCCAACTCGTCTATGTGAAGGTGATCCCACTCAAAAGGCGAGCGATCCAATCCGCGACGCAGTGCCGCCTCGATCGCTCGCGAGCGATGACGGGTCGGGAGACTTTGTATCCACGCAATCAAAGTCGGATCCCGGATATAGATGTGAAGCGTGTAAGGCTTCACATGCCAAATCTGTGGTTCTTCAGGCATCATCGTTCCTTCCTCGCTTAGTGAAGAGATGTAAGGCAAAAAGGGCTTTACGTGCACCTGATCCTGTGCAAACATTTTTCTCGTACCCGACGAAGAACCGGTGAATCTGAAATCAGATCGACAATAAGAAATACCCCCCAAATGAAAACGTTACACATGAAGAGGTATTCGAAACAAAAAAGCACTTGATTGATGGGACATGAAGAAGACAATAAAGCCAAAGGTAATCCTGATGCTTGTATCATTAAAAAACCGATGAACATATTTGCCGAGTTGAACCATCTTTTTTTGGCGTCGCCAATCCACAAAACCGCACCCAATATCGCCCAGGCCAGGTTTTCTAGCCATGTGAGTTTGAAAATCCACGCCGATATTTCTATATCCTGTTTCACAATCCATGACCAATGATACGCAAGGCGGAAGAGGGTTTCGTCGATGAGAAATACGCACGTCGAAGCAACCATTAAAAAACAACTGTTGATAATTACGCC
This window harbors:
- a CDS encoding Ig-like domain-containing protein gives rise to the protein MAKLKTWRWRRAGPENMPPRLLIMIAVMTMSFAGVAAYWVLAANGTSQVTQELDRAGYTLWGKHGTAYTVSVNNGNVNVIETGVIGMTLTLTGTPTEVLAGQSATLTGNASESTNGYELGIYDETTGQWITGGSGQSISTNVSQQTPGTHTYVLYLGTPGGAPIQSSSPVQITWEAFQVSIQASPSPANIGQTVTVSGQVTANGSGVANVPVTLQASGGNLAATNVTTNAQGQWSTTFSATTAGTYTITASVYGQSSTTTVQVQGATSVTLTATPVSNAPGNTSVTLTAQANAPLASNQTLSIVDVTTGQTIAGPSSQQTLTTTYTLAQGATNQFIAYLNTN
- a CDS encoding replication-relaxation family protein, whose translation is MILEWRNSEFPPEQKLLGVVFDAGVILRSDVAFLLDWNEGLLRKYVHRVRNLHPEPLLRGGWTRNRSSYAYVLTEPGVRYVHQMLGIEGKPVTMDALWNHALGLNSILMRYVRKHGFDGVRWFNTREATDELWFLRKLATGATDADLRVTSIRPDAALRTSRGFWWIEFDNATETSRQLWRKYQMYITNLSDLDESFRHVVWVTKNETRQKSMELIWSKMQENPLCVQFFIEGQETFEE